The sequence GCATGCCATAATGGTGCAACCGAAACAGAGTTTCAAAAAAAATAAAGGTTAAAGCAATGAAAAGTGCATCTGGATTGAAAGGTTTGACACTGGCCGGACTCGCCCTCGGGCTGGCGGCGACGACGCTGATGGCAGCAGTCGAAAAGAAGAAGCTGACCATCGGATTTATTGCGCTGACGGACTGTGCTCCTATCGTCATCGCGGAGGAGAAGGGTTTTTTTGACAAGTACGGCCTGGACGTCCACGTCGTCAAAGAGGGCGGCGGTTGGCCGGGGATCCAGCAGAAGGTGATCAACGGCGAGTACGACTTCTCGCACGCCCTGGCGGGGATGCCGATCGCGGCGACGCTGGGCATCAACGGTGATGCGAACCTGGTCGCGCTGCTGAGCCTCGATTTCAACGGCAACGGCATCACCTTCGGCAACAACATCATGAAGCAGATGAAAAAGTACGGCATGGATGACAAGAAACGCCCGCTGGGCTCCGAGTCGCTGAAAAAGTACATCGACGCCAAGCATGCGAAAGAGGGCGGCAAGTACAAGCCGCTCGACTTCGGTATGGTCCACCCGGTCTCCACGCACAACTACGAACTGCGCTACTGGATGGCGACGTCGGGCATCGACCCGGATGCCGATGCGACGATCAAACCTTTCCCGCCGCCGACGATGCCGAGCAACCTCATTGCCGGGAACATCGAAGGATACTGCGTCGGGGAGCCGTGGAACGAACGCGTCGTTTTGAAAAAGAAGGGCTCCACCCTGGTCACGAACTATGACATCTGGAACAACAACCCCGAGAAGGTGCTGCAGGCCCGCGCGGATTTCGTGGAGAAGAACCCGGAGACGACCAAGGCGGTCATGAAGGCGATCATCGAAGCGCAGATGTGGCTGGATGAAAGCTGGGAACACCGCAAAGAGGCGGCGAAGATCCTCAGCAAGCCCAACTACGTCAAGGCGCCTGTCGACGTGCTTGAAAAGTCGATGACGGGGACCTTCCAGTACCTCAAGGGGCAGGACTCCGAGCCCAACCCGATGTTCAACGTCTTTGCCAACTACTATGCGGCGTACCCTTTTTACAGCCACGGCATGTGGTTCATCACGCAGATGTACCGCTGGGGCCAGCTGGAGCAGCCTGTCGACATGAAAGCGGTCATCGAGAAGACCTACCGCCCCGACCTCTTTGAGATCGCGGCCAAAGAGGTGGGCTATGCGCTGCCGCCGAGCCCGTGGAAAAAAGACGGGGTGGACAAGTACAACATGTTCATGGACGGCAAGGTGTTCGACCCGAACAAGGCGGTGGAGTACATCTACAGCTTCAAAGTGACGCATCCGAAAGTCGGCGAGGCCGAACTCAAGGCGGTCAACGGCTGGGAGGGGAGCCTCAAGACGGCGCAGCCCGACTATGTCTGCCCGTACGGTCCCGCCGGCTGTGCCGACCCGAAATACGTCACCGAATAAGTCCGGCCGTTTGTGCTGAAAACAGGAAAACATGATGCAAAAAATAATTAAAAAAATCGCACTGCCG is a genomic window of Sulfurimonas sp. HSL1-2 containing:
- a CDS encoding CmpA/NrtA family ABC transporter substrate-binding protein, producing MKSASGLKGLTLAGLALGLAATTLMAAVEKKKLTIGFIALTDCAPIVIAEEKGFFDKYGLDVHVVKEGGGWPGIQQKVINGEYDFSHALAGMPIAATLGINGDANLVALLSLDFNGNGITFGNNIMKQMKKYGMDDKKRPLGSESLKKYIDAKHAKEGGKYKPLDFGMVHPVSTHNYELRYWMATSGIDPDADATIKPFPPPTMPSNLIAGNIEGYCVGEPWNERVVLKKKGSTLVTNYDIWNNNPEKVLQARADFVEKNPETTKAVMKAIIEAQMWLDESWEHRKEAAKILSKPNYVKAPVDVLEKSMTGTFQYLKGQDSEPNPMFNVFANYYAAYPFYSHGMWFITQMYRWGQLEQPVDMKAVIEKTYRPDLFEIAAKEVGYALPPSPWKKDGVDKYNMFMDGKVFDPNKAVEYIYSFKVTHPKVGEAELKAVNGWEGSLKTAQPDYVCPYGPAGCADPKYVTE